The nucleotide window TTAGCAGAAACTGTTTTGTAGCTTAATGTATCCACACTAATTTGATTTATTATTGTGCGCAAGGCACAAAAAGATTAAACAATGCTCTTCCAAAAAAGAGTTTGCAAATTTAGGATAAACAATTGGATTAGCAAATTCTTATTAAATGTTTTTTTGTGTTGAAAATCAGGTGTTTCAAGACGGTTGAAGAAAAACTCATTTTGCAGCGCGTTGTAACCTATCGTTTATAGATTTTCCTAAGCCATAATCTGGCAGTTGTTCTGCAATAATAATATCTAGTTGTTGTTGGTCTAATTGATGTAAAGCATCATATAATTTTGAAGCCGCTTCTTCTAGGTTTTTACCTTCGGATAGCACAATTTTAAAATGAATAGCATCATCATTCAAAGTGTCATTATAAGCTAGAAGACCAATTTTTAAACCTTTATAAGTCTTAATAGCTTCTGCTATGTTAGTAGTAAGAATGGTTTTGGTTTTTGGTGCGTAGTGACGCTCTAACATTCCTGGTGCATTAGGCGCAACTTCTTTTTGACTTCGACTACGCTCAGCCCAACTGTTTTTAACTTCAATAGTTCCTACTACAGCTTCAATAGCTTCAATAGGAGTCGAGCCCAGCCTGTATATAATAGGTTCTCCATTTTCAAAACCAATAATAGTAGATTCAATACCGCTTTTACAAGGCCCACCATCTAAAACCATTTTTATTTTATGCTTAAAATAGCTTTCTACGTGCTCAGCTTTTGTTGGGCTTACTCTATTGAAAGGATTTGCGCTGGGTGCAGCAAGTGGAAAATCTAATTTGCTTAAAAGGTCTAAAGTAAGAGGATGATTTGGAATTCTAACAGCAACTGTGTCTTTACCACTAGTAATTAAATCAGGAATTATAGATTTCTTTTTTAAAACCAAAGTTATAGGGCCAGGCCAAAAAGCTTCAGCTAATAGTTTTGCTTTTTCAGGAATCGCTTCAACAATTGTTTCCAGATAATCGATATTAGGAATGTGAACAATTAATGGATTAAAATGAGGTCGCTTTTTAGTTTCAAAAATGGCCTTTATAGCTTTTTTAGAAAAAATATTACCTGCCAAGCCATAAACCGTTTCCGTTGGTATGGCAACAAGCTCCTCATTGTTAAGAAGATCTACGGCTTTTGATATATCTGTTGATATGATGCTCATAATGTTTTTCTAAATGCAAAATTACTTCAAAAAAGAGAATCTACCGTAAGGTGTCAATCGAATTCTACACACTTATTAACTATATTTAAAACGAACGAATACATTTTCTATTTACCTTTGTGCCGTTATGCATGAAGAATTAAGACTTTCTAGTTGGTTGCCTACCACAAATAAAGAGGTGAAAATTCGCGGATGGGAATACCTAGATGTTATCCTGTTTAGCGGAGATGCCTATGTAGACCATCCAACGTTTGGTCCTGCTGTAATAGGACGCTTGTTAGAAAGTATGGGTTTACGAGTGGCTATTGTACCACAACCTAATGTTAACGACAATCTTCAGGATTTTGTTAAGTTGGGTAAGCCGCGTCTGTTTTTTGGAGTTACTGGTGGTTGTATGGATCCTATGGTTAGCAACTACAACGCCAATAAAAAACGTCGCGATAAAGATGCTTATACGCCAAATGGCGACATTGGATTTAGACCAGATTATGCCTCTACCGTTTATAGTAAGATTTTAAAAGAAAAATGGCCAGATACACCAGTTTTAATTGGTGGTATTGAAGGTTCATTACGTCGTGTAACACATTACGACTACTGGAGCGACCAATTAATGCCAACCATTTTAGAAACCTCTAAAGCAGATATGTTGGTGTATGGAATGGGAGAACAACCACTTCGTGAAATTGTACGCTTGCTAGAGCGCGGTGTACCATTTCAAAGTATTAATACTGTAAACCAAACAGCCGTTCTTATTAATGATGAAAACGACATCCCTAAGAATAAAAATTGGGAAGATGTTGAAATCGCTTCACACGAAACCTGTTTAAAAGATAAAAAAGCTTACGCATCTAACTTTAAGATTATAGAACAAGAATCAAATAAGTTAGCTGCAAGACGAATTTTCCAAAAAGTAGGTGAAAAGATGCTGATGATAAATCCGCCGTATCCTACAATGACAGAAGCTGAGATTGACGCCTCTTTCGATTTGCCTTACACGCGTTTACCACACCCAAAATACAATAAGCGTGGACCAATTCCTGCTTACGAGATGATAAAAACGTCTATAAATATTCATCGTGGATGTTTTGGTGGATGTAGTTTTTGTACCATTTCGGCGCATCAAGGCAAATTTATAGCGAGTCGTAGTAAAGAGTCCATATTAAGAGAAGTTGATAAAGTGGCTAATATGCCAGATTTTAAAGGCTATTTATCTGATATTGGTGGGCCAAGTGCGAATATGTACAAAATGAAAGGTAAAGTACAATCTATTTGCGATAAATGTGTTGCGCCAAGTTGTATTTCGCCAGTAATTTGTAGTAATTTAGATACGTCTCATAAACCGTTAACCGAATTATATAAAGCGGTTGATAGTCATCCGAAGGTTAAAAAATCATTTATCGGTTCTGGAATTAGACACGATATGTTGGTGCCAGAATTCAATAGAAACGCCGATCCAAAAGAGTTAGACGATTATACCGAAGAAGTGATGACTAAGCATGTTTCTGGTCGACTAAAAGTTGCGCCAGAACATACTAGCGATCCAGTATTGAAGTTAATGCGAAAACCATCGTTTAGTTACTTCCATAAGTTTAAAGAACGTTTTGATAAAATCAATATTAAGAATAAACTTAACTTACAATTAATTCCCTATTTTATCTCAAATCATCCAGCTTGCGAAGTTGAAGATATGGCAAATCTTGCTGCCGAAACTAAAGATATGGGCTTTCAACTAGAGCAAGTACAAGGCTTTACGCCAACACCAATGACGGTTGCGACGGTGATTTATTACAGTGGTTACCATCCGTACACACTTAAAAAAGTAAATACGCCAAAAACCAGAAAGGAAAAGGACGAACAACATCGTTTTTTCTTTTGGTATAAAGATGAAAATAAAGGTTGGATTAAAAACACGCTTAATAAATTAGGAAGACAAGATCTACTTGACGTTCTATTGCCTAAAAAAGACGAAAAATGGCGTAAAAATAAGCCAGGTAAAACTAAAAACACCTTTAACGATGCTGTGCCTTTTAACCAGCGAAAGAATAAGGCTAAATTCCGAAGTAAAAAGAATAAACGCTAACTCATAAATTTAAGATTACTTAACAATCGCTGTTAAGTCTAGGTTAATCCAAGCTCTCTTTTTGGTTTTGGTTGATAGATCTGTTAGTTTAATTGGACAATTATTAACCCAAAAAAACACAAATGATAATGGAAAATTTAGAAAAAAAGACCGTTGCAATTTTAGCAACCGATGGCTTTGAAGAAAGTGAATTAAAAGAACCTAAAAAAGCGTTGGAAGAGGCAGGATCAGATGTGCATATTGTATCTTTAAAAACTGGCGAAATCAAAGGTTGGGATAACGGAAATTGGAGTAATGCTTACAAAGTAGATAAAACTCTAGACGAAGTATCGCAGAGTAATTATAATGCTTTAATGCTGCCAGGAGGCGTCATTAATCCTGATATTTTAAGACGAAATGATAAGGCTGTAGGCTTTGTAAAATCGTTTTTTGAAAATAAGAAACCTGTTGCAGCAATTTGTCATGCACCATGGTTGTTAGCTGAAGCAGATGTTTTAAAAGGACGAAAAGTGACATCGTACAATTCTATCAAAACCGATATTGAAAATGCAGGAGCGCACTGGTTAGATGAAGAAGTTGTTGTAGACG belongs to Winogradskyella sp. J14-2 and includes:
- a CDS encoding L-threonylcarbamoyladenylate synthase translates to MSIISTDISKAVDLLNNEELVAIPTETVYGLAGNIFSKKAIKAIFETKKRPHFNPLIVHIPNIDYLETIVEAIPEKAKLLAEAFWPGPITLVLKKKSIIPDLITSGKDTVAVRIPNHPLTLDLLSKLDFPLAAPSANPFNRVSPTKAEHVESYFKHKIKMVLDGGPCKSGIESTIIGFENGEPIIYRLGSTPIEAIEAVVGTIEVKNSWAERSRSQKEVAPNAPGMLERHYAPKTKTILTTNIAEAIKTYKGLKIGLLAYNDTLNDDAIHFKIVLSEGKNLEEAASKLYDALHQLDQQQLDIIIAEQLPDYGLGKSINDRLQRAAK
- a CDS encoding YgiQ family radical SAM protein, with the translated sequence MHEELRLSSWLPTTNKEVKIRGWEYLDVILFSGDAYVDHPTFGPAVIGRLLESMGLRVAIVPQPNVNDNLQDFVKLGKPRLFFGVTGGCMDPMVSNYNANKKRRDKDAYTPNGDIGFRPDYASTVYSKILKEKWPDTPVLIGGIEGSLRRVTHYDYWSDQLMPTILETSKADMLVYGMGEQPLREIVRLLERGVPFQSINTVNQTAVLINDENDIPKNKNWEDVEIASHETCLKDKKAYASNFKIIEQESNKLAARRIFQKVGEKMLMINPPYPTMTEAEIDASFDLPYTRLPHPKYNKRGPIPAYEMIKTSINIHRGCFGGCSFCTISAHQGKFIASRSKESILREVDKVANMPDFKGYLSDIGGPSANMYKMKGKVQSICDKCVAPSCISPVICSNLDTSHKPLTELYKAVDSHPKVKKSFIGSGIRHDMLVPEFNRNADPKELDDYTEEVMTKHVSGRLKVAPEHTSDPVLKLMRKPSFSYFHKFKERFDKINIKNKLNLQLIPYFISNHPACEVEDMANLAAETKDMGFQLEQVQGFTPTPMTVATVIYYSGYHPYTLKKVNTPKTRKEKDEQHRFFFWYKDENKGWIKNTLNKLGRQDLLDVLLPKKDEKWRKNKPGKTKNTFNDAVPFNQRKNKAKFRSKKNKR
- a CDS encoding type 1 glutamine amidotransferase domain-containing protein; this translates as MENLEKKTVAILATDGFEESELKEPKKALEEAGSDVHIVSLKTGEIKGWDNGNWSNAYKVDKTLDEVSQSNYNALMLPGGVINPDILRRNDKAVGFVKSFFENKKPVAAICHAPWLLAEADVLKGRKVTSYNSIKTDIENAGAHWLDEEVVVDEGLITSRSPEDLPAFNAKLVEEVYEGKHEMQTA